In Colletotrichum higginsianum IMI 349063 chromosome 3, whole genome shotgun sequence, a genomic segment contains:
- a CDS encoding Cytochrome P450 oxidoreductase GliF — protein sequence MLSTIQSNIIEPYMVLRQTLGPLKLSRWQLTKIMAKAMLFGSVLRSIFVASVIAFAIYLLWYSVFGEKHTEKILDLPVFKTNASHCDDIIKEGQKKYPNDPFVVVNKRFSFVVYPATVWDELKRIPEHTASVAGYMHHCNSGDWSLVGNETQELWKTMNVDLTRALPAHLGNLQEDIALAFDTVVGRSTKPHEKWHMFTTVGLMGRLNATSFAGRDLGFKAAWYWSVTLAPVFAHFANTLLKMLPDFLKPLARPIFYAPVLLDHQFMRQMLYPIIDKNTKEFREAKDPKEPMAPKPGKNLPFTAFLLARYKDGAATPHQLSTDIIQASYTSIPSTSTSLYHALWNLAQRPEAQEILRKEVEEVMVDGKLPSTHLQELKRMDSFLRESLRLHPITHLGTLIVLDAQAINRSPELYDNPNEFDMDRFWRLRQIPGNDGKYHAVTANATAPIWGDGAQACPGRYYGVCVLKISLAHVLMNYDIELKGGPRPLKPIPVPNGTFGPDPSVKMIWKYKGKNPSPA from the exons ATGCTATCAACAATCCAATCAAACATCATTGAGCCGTACATGGTCTTGAGACAGACACTGGGACCCCTCAAGTTATCACGATGGCAACTCACCAAGATCATGGCAAAGGCCATGCTATTCGGCTCCGTGCTCCGAAGCATTTTTGTCGCCTCCGTCATTGCATTCGCTATTTATCTCTTGTGGTACTCGGTCTTCGGGGAAAAGCATACCGAGAAGATCCTGGATCTTCCTGTTTTCAAGACCAACGCCAGTCATTGCGACGACATCATCAAAGAAGGACAAAAGAAG TATCCCAACGATCCctttgtcgtcgtcaatAAGCGCTTCAGCTTCGTTGTCTATCCTGCTACTGTGTGGGATGAGTTGAAGCGCATTCCCGAGCATACTGCATCCGTCGCTGGATATATGCACCATTGCAACTCAGGTGATTGGAGCCTGGTTGGCAACGAGACACAGGAGCTCTGGAAGACTATGAACGTCGACCTCACGCGTGCACTGCCGGCGCATCTTGGTAACCTCCAGGAGGATATCGCCTTGGCATTTGACACCGTCGTTGGCCGCTCGACCAAACCTCACGAAAAATGGCACATGTTCACGACTGTAGGGCTCATGGGCCGTCTCAATGCAACTTCGTTCGCTGGAAGGGACCTGGGCTTCAAAGCAGCTTGGTACTGGTCGGTCACACTGGCTCCCGTCTTCGCTCACTTTGCGAATACGCTTTTGAAAATGCTGCCAGACTTTCTTAAGCCTCTTGCCCGTCCAATCTTCTACGCCCCAGTACTCTTGGACCACCAATTCATGCGACAGATGCTCTACCCTATCATCGACAAGAACACCAAGGAGTTCAGGGAAGCCAAGGACCCGAAAGAACCAATGGCCCCCAAACCAGGCAAAAACCTCCCTTTCACGGCCTTCCTACTGGCACGGTACAAGGATGGTGCCGCCACGCCCCATCAACTCAGCACCGATATTATACAAGCCAGCTACACCTCGATTCCTTCGACATCAACCTCCTTATACCACGCCTTGTGGAATCTGGCACAAAGACCCGAGGCTCAGGAGATCCTGCGCAAGGAAGTGGAGGAGGTAATGGTTGACGGCAAGCTCCCGTCGACGCATCTTCAGGAGTTGAAGAGAATGGACAGTTTCCTGCGCGAGTCTCTACGCCTGCACCCAATCACTCACT TGGGTACTCTGATCGTGCTGGACGCCCAGGCCATCAACCGTTCCCCCGAGCTCTACGACAACCCAAATGAGTTTGATATGGATCGCTTCTGGCGTCTGCGTCAAATCCCAGGTAACGACGGAAAGTACCACGCAGTCACAGCGAACGCCACCGCCCCAATTTGGGGCGATGGCGCGCAGGCTTGCCCTGGTCGTTACTACGGCGTCTGCGTGTTAAAGATCAGCCTTGCTCATGTCTTGATGAACTATGACATCGAGCTCAAGGGCGGCCCCAGGCCTTTGAAGCCCATTCCTGTTCCTAACGGCACTTTTGGGCCTGACCCCAGTGTTAAAATGATCTGGAAGTACAAGGGCAAGAACCCGTCGCCTGCTTGA
- a CDS encoding Cytochrome p450 produces MIGFLDQLPITWLLLGGGLCGLIYFIRLHAIWPFDNDVRPASREELEHIPEVRFEGDNSPERQRLETKSLLQIGYDKYLRHGLPFRIRHPVGELGYEVFLPLKYLDEVKRAPMSLFSFEAYSEKSALLNYIHAPRQTDAAAQVVRVEMNRSLGAMLDDIWHEGRIYLEDNVPTEWTTVAVYPFLCSFVSRDTSVALVGTSLCRNTKWQEIVIQTTIATFSASNIVKDNYSPRWRWLANWSESIQRDLKKIRKDSHELLAPLYKERQDAMANEGYSADASAPYRDIIWWLLGSKQPDRSLTGIVESELFLSMTSIHTTSATLYSILCDWIAHPEYHEDIKCEVNECLAKVKANNGKWTLQLLASMRRLDSFFKESARVHPLGFISTQRYSLKPHTFKDGFHLPAGTTLMYDIDGTNFDPDNYPDPHTFDGYRFLRLREEVDPNRFHYASVSDTALGFGAGLHACPGRFLSAVIMKLFLIQFMTNYEIRYERGGIERPPSIYNDLASRLDPTLKVQVRRVA; encoded by the exons ATGATCGGGTTTCTAGACCAACTTCCAATTACTTGGCTTCTGCTCGGCGGTGGACTATGTGGTCTCATTTACTTCATTCGTCTCCACGCAATATGGCCCTTTGACAACGACGTCAGGCCGGCTTCGCGCGAGGAATTGGAGCATATCCCCGAAGTTAGGTTTGAGGGAGATAACAGTCCGGAGCGCCAACGGCTAGAAACGAAGTCTCTCCTTCAAATTGGCTACGACAAATACCTCCGCCACGGATTGCCTTTTCGGATTCGCCACCCTGTCGGCGAGCTAGGTTATGAAGTCTTCTTGCCATTGAAGTACCTTGACGAAGTCAAACGTGCTCCCATGTCGCTCTTCAGCTTTGAGGCCTACTCTGAGAAGTCAGCCTTGCTTAACTACATTCATGCTCCGAGGCAGACGGATGCCGCAGCACAAGTAGTGAGAGTAGAAATGAACAGAAGTCTGG GAGCTATGCTTGACGACATCTGGCACGAAGGTCGGATCTATCTCGAGGACAACGTCCCTACGGAATGGACCACTGTAGCCGTATATCCTTTCCTTTGCAGCTTCGTATCCCGTGATACATCGGTTGCACTCGTTGGGACCTCGTTGTGCCGAAACACCAAATGGCAAGAGATCGTTATTCAGACTACGATTGCCACATTCTCGGCATCCAACATTGTCAAAGACAATTATTCGCCGCGGTGGAGGTGGCTCGCTAACTGGTCGGAATCAATCCAACGTGATCTCAAGAAGATCCGCAAGGATTCGCACGAGCTGCTCGCACCATTGTACAAAGAGCGCCAAGATGCCATGGCAAACGAGGGATATTCTGCAGATGCTTCAGCTCCGTACAGAGACATCATATGGTGGCTCCTCGGAAGCAAGCAACCGGATCGGTCGCTGACTGGCATCGTCGAATCGGAACTTTTCCTATCTATGACATCCATACATACGACTTCTGCAACACTATACTCTATACTCTGCGACTGGATAGCCCATCCCGAATACCACGAGGATATCAAATGCGAGGTAAATGAGTGTTtggccaaggtcaaggctAACAACGGCAAATGGACGCTTCAGCTCCTTGCATCAATGCGAAGACTTGATAGCTTCTTCAAGGAGAGTGCTCGGGTGCACCCGTTGGGTTTCA TATCGACTCAACGGTATTCATTGAAGCCGCATACATTCAAAGACGGGTTTCACCTACCGGCTGGTACAACTCTCATGTATGACATCGATGGCACCAATTTCGACCCCGACAACTACCCCGACCCTCACACTTTCGACGGATATCGCTTCCTGCGTCTACGTGAGGAGGTCGACCCGAACCGATTTCACTACGCTTCGGTCTCGGACACCGCACTTGGCTTCGGGGCTGGCCTACATGCATGCCCCGGCCGATTCCTTAGCGCAGTCATCATGAAGCTTTTCCTGATTCAATTCATGACCAACTACGAAATCAGGTATGAACGCGGGGGTATCGAGAGGCCGCCTTCTATTTACAACGACTTGGCCAGCAGGCTTGATCCCACCCTCAAGGTTCAGGTCAGGAGGGTCGCGTAA
- a CDS encoding Zinc-binding dehydrogenase family codes for MRIPANTLPATRIAVVQGDDGHLRIDHGVPMPVPKPNELLVQVKAVAINPCDYKMYERFPAPGAIDGCDFSGVVVGLGADVKTFRTGDRVCGAVHGSNPLRTEVGSFTEYTVAESEFTLKVPPDMSFQEAVGLSVTGLSTLGMALIKGLALPGTPEEPSAKPLTVLVHGSSSSVGTLALQLLRLMGHVPIATCSPKNCEHAKKHGAEEVFDYNDETCAAKIKAYTRNSLSYILDPFTDAKSVALCFGAMGRAGGRYECLEMYPPYATDRKSIKVHFTMGMGILGHRLDLDYGYERDEDPAMRAWGMEWYRSLQWLLDQRKLRPHTLKELPGGFQGILEGIGMLKNKQVSCEKLIVTIDAS; via the exons ATGAGGATCCCAGCCAACACTCTCCCTGCTACAAGGATCGCCGTAGTtcaaggcgacgacggacaTCTCCGAATCGACCATGGAGTTCCGATGCCGGTGCCAAAGCCGAATGAGTTGCTGGTGCAGGTCAAGGCGGTTGCGATTAACCCCTGCGACTACAAAATGTACGAGCGGTTTCCAGCTCCGGGCGCCATCGACGGATGCGACTTCTCGGGAGTAGTCGTCGGACTCGGCGCTGACGTGAAAACCTTTCGGACTGGGGACCGGGTGTGTGGGGCCGTGCACGGATCAAACCCGCTTCGGACTGAGGTCGGGTCTTTTACCGAATACACCGTCGCTGAGTCTGAATTCACGCTCAAGGTTCCACCCGACATGTCCTTCCAGGAAGCCGTAGGTTTGAGCGTCACCGGACTGAGCACTCTAGGAATGGCCCTGATCAAAGGCCTTGCCTTGCCGGGGACCCCTGAGGAGCCTTCAGCCAAGCCACTAACGGTTCTGGTCCACGGATCCAGCTCGTCAGTGGGAACCTTGGCACTGCAGTTGCTTCGCCT AATGGGCCATGTTCCTATTGCGACCTGCTCACCTAAGAATTGTGAGCACGCAAAAAAACATGGCGCAGAGGAAGTCTTTGACTATAACGACGAGACTTGCGCCGCAAAGATCAAAGCATACACGCGCAACTCCCTGTCTTACATTCTAGACCCATTCACGGACGCCAAAAGTGTTGCGCTCTGCTTCGGTGCCATGGGACGGGCGGGGGGTCGATATGAGTGCCTGGAAATGTATCCTCCGTACGCAACCGACCGCAAGTCTATCAAAGTGCACTTCACCATGGGTATGGGTATCCTGGGTCACCGTCTAGATCTGGACTACGGTTATGAGCGTGACGAAGACCCCGCCATGCGCGCTTGGGGGATGGAGTGGTATCGAAGCTTGCAATGGTTGCTTGATCAACGCAAGTTGAGGCCTCATACGCTAAAAGAGCTGCCGGGCGGGTTTCAGGGCATACTGGAAGGTATTGGAATGTTGAAGAACAAGCAGGTCTCTTGCGAGAAGCTGATTGTGACCATCGATGCGTCTTGA